The Streptococcus downei MFe28 DNA window TCCACCATCATCTCGTGCGTTTCCCCGGGCAGACCGTTGATCAGGTGGGAGACAATTTCTACCTTGGGAGCTAATTCCCTGACTCGTTTGACGGTATCCACATAGAGCTGATAGCTATGAGCCCGATTAATCAGCTTGGAGGTCGCCTCATAGGTGGTCTGCAGACCCAATTCCAGAGTCACGTGCATCCGCTCTGAGAGCTCCGCTAGATAGGCAATGGTCTCATCAGGTAGGCAATCGGGTCTAGTCCCAATATTGATTCCAACCACCCCAGGCTCATTGATAGCCTGTTCGTAGCGCTCGCGAATGACCTTAACCTTATCGTGGGTATTGGTAAAATTTTGGAAGTAAACCAAATATTTATTGACCTCTGGCCACTTGCGGTGCATGAAGTCAATTTCCTTGTAAAATTGCTCCCGAATAGGAAGTTCCGGAGCAACAATGGCATCACCCGAACCCGAAACAGTACAGAAGGTACAGCCCCCATGGGCCACCGTCCCATCACGATTGGGACAATCAAAGCCCGCATCAATCGGTAATTTAAAAATCTTTTGCCCAAAAATCTTGCGGTAATAATTGTTGAGCGTATTGTAACGTTTTTCCATAGTTCCTATTATACCATTTTCACTTTTGAGACCAAAATTGGCCGACCAGTACAGATGACAGTGGCTAGCTTAAGAAAGTCCCTCAAGAATAATGAAGGAACCCCAGAAAATAGGGCAAGCTTAAGGTGCCAAAGCCAATTTACAAAGTTCTTCAAGGACAGCAAAAAAAGGGGCCTAGCCCCTTAAAATCAAGCTAGAATTAACGAGCTAAAGCCTTCCGAATCCTAGCTTCATGAATCATGATATAAATTAAGAGCAAGGCTGCCAGTCCACAGGCGCTGTAAATAACGATATTACTAGCCACCCAGCCAAATTTGGCTACAAGAATCCCAATCAGGGCCGTGGCCGAGGTTTCCCCAAAGATGTATTGGAAAAAGCCAATGAAACCTGTTGACGAACCGACCGCAAACTTGGGAACGACTTCATTAACCATGAATCCTACCAAGGTCAAGGGGGCATAAATCAGACTCCCCATAATAAAAAGCTAGCCAACTGAACAACAGCGACACAGCAAAAAGCACCAGCATTATGGGCCGAAGACCAGATGGCAAAGATTGTCCCCCGCAATCGTTTGCCCCACCAAAGTTGAATGGTCCGCTGACAGGCTGCTGCCCCCATGCCTTGAGCAATGGACATGATTAACATCAGGGCCATCATGATATAGAAATTTCTAGTGGCCCCTAGACCAATATTTAAAACTGCCGAGACAATGAGACCAGTCGCCAAATAACGAATGGTATTACTCTTATCACTAAGAGCCCCCATAAAGAGCTTGGAAATGGCATAGCCAACCCCGAAGCAAGACAAAACCAGACCAATCTGAG harbors:
- a CDS encoding TIGR01212 family radical SAM protein (This family includes YhcC from E. coli K-12, an uncharacterized radical SAM protein.), which produces MEKRYNTLNNYYRKIFGQKIFKLPIDAGFDCPNRDGTVAHGGCTFCTVSGSGDAIVAPELPIREQFYKEIDFMHRKWPEVNKYLVYFQNFTNTHDKVKVIRERYEQAINEPGVVGINIGTRPDCLPDETIAYLAELSERMHVTLELGLQTTYEATSKLINRAHSYQLYVDTVKRVRELAPKVEIVSHLINGLPGETHEMMVENVRRCVTDNDIDGIKLHLLHLMTNTRMQRDYHEGRLHLLSQEEYVSIICDQLEIIPKDMVIHRITGDAPREMLIGPMWSLNKWEVLNAIDREMEKRGSYQGCKVEG